One window of Eubacterium sp. 1001713B170207_170306_E7 genomic DNA carries:
- a CDS encoding zinc-binding dehydrogenase produces the protein MRTLVVGKDGSMSLEEVNKPKYDEHQALVKTIACGMCGTDVKLLHRTFKGFPESVYPIMLGHEGVGEVVEVGAKVKGLKPGDKVLLPFVDPDAENLPGLGSGWGALSEYAVVCDAQAYPESEVPECAFAQTVLDDDLDPVDAVMIITFREVLSSIRYFGIQPTDSVVVFGCGPVGLTYMKFMSLLGVKNLIACDIIPEKLEQARAHGATYLINSKTQDVREEVRKIFPDGVDFVLDAAGSPAIVNQGMGLIKDRGAVLCYGVPEKEEITIDFSQADYNWRVIYQQMPRKSEEGKAHEQVVEWMRSGQLQIKDFISDYFSFDDSIAAYEKLLDRKVMKKGIITF, from the coding sequence ATGAGAACATTGGTTGTAGGAAAAGATGGAAGTATGTCTCTTGAGGAAGTAAACAAGCCAAAATACGATGAGCACCAGGCGTTGGTTAAGACAATCGCCTGCGGAATGTGCGGGACAGATGTCAAGCTGCTTCACCGTACCTTTAAGGGCTTTCCGGAATCGGTATACCCGATCATGCTGGGCCATGAAGGCGTTGGCGAGGTCGTTGAAGTCGGCGCAAAGGTTAAGGGGTTAAAGCCTGGCGACAAGGTGCTGCTGCCATTTGTCGATCCGGATGCCGAAAATCTGCCGGGCCTTGGCTCAGGCTGGGGCGCGCTGAGTGAGTACGCAGTGGTGTGTGATGCCCAGGCCTATCCTGAGAGTGAAGTGCCAGAATGTGCCTTTGCTCAGACAGTGCTTGATGATGATCTGGACCCGGTAGACGCAGTGATGATCATTACCTTCCGCGAGGTACTGTCCTCCATTCGTTATTTCGGCATCCAGCCCACTGATTCGGTTGTGGTCTTTGGCTGCGGCCCGGTTGGCCTGACCTATATGAAATTCATGAGTCTGCTGGGCGTTAAAAACCTGATCGCCTGCGACATTATCCCTGAAAAGCTGGAGCAGGCCAGGGCCCACGGCGCTACGTATCTGATCAACAGTAAGACTCAGGATGTGCGTGAGGAAGTGCGGAAGATTTTCCCGGACGGCGTAGACTTTGTGCTGGACGCTGCGGGCTCACCGGCCATTGTAAACCAGGGCATGGGCCTGATCAAGGACCGCGGTGCGGTGCTTTGCTATGGTGTGCCGGAAAAGGAAGAGATTACCATTGATTTCAGCCAGGCCGATTATAACTGGCGTGTCATCTACCAGCAGATGCCCAGAAAGAGCGAGGAAGGCAAGGCACATGAACAGGTAGTGGAATGGATGCGTTCTGGACAGCTTCAAATCAAGGATTTTATTTCGGATTATTTCAGCTTTGACGATAGTATCGCGGCTTATGAAAAGCTGCTGGACCGTAAGGTTATGAAAAAGGGAATCATCACCTTTTAG
- a CDS encoding BCCT family transporter, giving the protein MKSDKKSPFSMVNGWTFFPPLIFTVLLTAVVMANPTVAGNVLETLFSFITDKFAWLFDWYYLALIVVVLVLAFGPLGKKRFGNEKPEYSTLSWLGMIFTGAAGLGVLTWTSVEWLYTYQSPMWGVETGTVEALQQAAMMPLFHWGPVFYLGYALIAVLFAYQFYCKKVDDTLPSTACISLIGKKRARGGLGKTIDIIYIVALLSSVVTCVGVNVPTLVAIITNIIGYEPPFIVSIVLIMAWSIIMAFLLFAGLKKGIGLLSNIRVYVGFGILVFVLLFGPSFFMLNSFTDGLGMLMQNTFHLVCNTDPYAKSGIPQNWTVFYYAWYITMSIQNGVFYGRISKGRTVRELVLGLLGATVIGTYMFFIVFQGFSINTFLEQGLDLGTILAEGGQGAAIAAIWKYLPFAGILMPVLFIFANICMQTLLNANAYSMAMSTTKVLKSGQEPPSWIKIFWSLCIGVISIALLMIGGIRPFQTITVICGVPALAIIALMALSFFKDIRKNGWRLSDSKETEETPPESSESIEAARPAVSMENKE; this is encoded by the coding sequence ATGAAATCTGACAAAAAATCACCTTTTTCCATGGTCAACGGCTGGACCTTTTTTCCGCCGCTCATCTTTACTGTGCTGCTGACAGCGGTGGTCATGGCCAACCCGACGGTTGCCGGCAATGTGCTGGAAACACTCTTTTCCTTCATCACAGATAAGTTTGCCTGGCTGTTTGACTGGTACTATCTGGCCCTCATCGTCGTTGTGCTCGTCCTGGCCTTTGGGCCGCTCGGAAAAAAACGCTTCGGCAATGAAAAGCCTGAGTACTCTACCCTTTCCTGGCTGGGCATGATCTTTACCGGTGCGGCAGGCCTCGGCGTGCTCACCTGGACAAGTGTAGAATGGCTGTACACCTACCAGTCCCCCATGTGGGGTGTGGAGACCGGCACTGTGGAGGCTCTCCAGCAGGCTGCCATGATGCCGCTGTTTCATTGGGGTCCTGTCTTTTATCTGGGTTATGCCCTGATCGCGGTTCTCTTTGCTTACCAGTTCTACTGTAAAAAGGTGGACGACACGCTGCCAAGCACAGCCTGCATTTCCCTGATCGGTAAAAAACGCGCCCGGGGCGGTCTGGGCAAAACCATTGACATCATCTATATCGTCGCCCTGCTCTCCTCTGTCGTCACTTGTGTGGGTGTCAATGTCCCCACGCTGGTCGCCATCATCACCAATATTATTGGCTATGAGCCGCCTTTTATCGTCTCCATTGTCCTGATCATGGCCTGGAGTATCATCATGGCGTTCCTCCTGTTCGCAGGACTTAAAAAAGGGATTGGCCTGCTCAGCAATATCCGCGTGTATGTAGGCTTTGGGATTCTGGTTTTCGTTCTGCTCTTTGGACCATCCTTCTTTATGCTCAACAGCTTTACAGACGGTCTGGGGATGCTCATGCAGAACACCTTCCACCTTGTCTGCAATACAGACCCTTACGCCAAATCCGGTATTCCCCAGAACTGGACCGTTTTTTATTACGCCTGGTACATTACCATGTCCATTCAAAACGGCGTTTTCTATGGCCGTATCTCAAAGGGCCGCACAGTACGTGAGCTTGTTCTGGGGCTGCTCGGCGCTACGGTCATCGGCACTTATATGTTCTTTATTGTGTTCCAGGGTTTCTCCATTAACACTTTCCTGGAGCAGGGCCTGGATTTGGGCACAATCCTCGCAGAAGGCGGACAGGGCGCAGCCATCGCGGCGATCTGGAAATACCTCCCCTTTGCAGGTATCCTGATGCCGGTGCTCTTTATCTTTGCCAATATCTGTATGCAGACCCTTTTAAACGCCAATGCCTACAGCATGGCCATGTCCACCACCAAGGTGTTGAAAAGCGGGCAGGAGCCGCCCTCCTGGATTAAGATTTTCTGGTCGCTGTGTATCGGTGTTATCAGCATTGCCCTGTTGATGATCGGCGGTATCCGCCCCTTCCAGACCATTACCGTTATCTGCGGTGTGCCCGCCCTTGCGATCATCGCGTTGATGGCACTGTCCTTTTTTAAGGATATCCGGAAAAATGGCTGGCGTCTCTCAGACAGCAAGGAAACCGAAGAAACACCTCCCGAATCCTCAGAAAGCATCGAAGCCGCCCGGCCGGCCGTTTCGATGGAAAACAAAGAATAG
- a CDS encoding trimethylamine methyltransferase family protein codes for MYKRNFTRSFVTQESIELIHEKSLYLLKNKGIRFCSEELLELFRKKGFKVDGELVYITEEEVDDALASCPRNFDYVSRGHKYRVGTTQKKTIGQSSLGPINVLKEGEHRPATAEDFVNFVKLFQTSDVIDVIDCELLHPGDVPAEYKTDFMTLTPMIYSDKPLAGLNGSRETCQRAIQLAKEFNDIHDQVLMSTLITSAPPFTWDRLMCETIIEYARNGQCSCIAGVGLAGLTAPPSLSGAIIQNNTERLAGIVATQVVNPGAPVIYQFCALETDLRFSLCVCGGAETSVEWFVENELANFYGLPKRSHGCLSDAKQDDYQSGRESTMVGLSALMCEPELVYMLAGIMDSFNTLGYEKFMMDEDTYKICGRFLRGVEFKEENLYMDKMEKIEHSANYLARTSKIYRNDFVFPEIANRKAYSNWKKEDNAISVQERATQAWKKRLEEYVPVELDKKQQKMVEELLPKEWIL; via the coding sequence ATGTATAAACGGAATTTTACAAGAAGCTTTGTCACACAGGAATCCATCGAACTCATCCACGAAAAGTCACTGTATTTATTAAAGAATAAAGGCATACGATTTTGCTCAGAGGAGCTGCTGGAGCTGTTTCGTAAAAAGGGCTTTAAGGTTGACGGCGAGCTTGTCTATATAACAGAAGAGGAAGTCGACGACGCCCTGGCTTCCTGCCCGAGAAATTTTGACTATGTGTCCCGGGGGCACAAGTACCGTGTTGGGACAACCCAGAAAAAAACCATTGGCCAGTCCTCACTGGGGCCGATCAATGTGCTCAAGGAGGGAGAACACCGACCAGCGACCGCAGAGGATTTCGTCAACTTTGTGAAGCTGTTTCAGACAAGCGACGTGATCGATGTCATCGACTGTGAGCTGCTGCACCCGGGCGATGTGCCGGCAGAGTACAAAACCGATTTTATGACCCTGACACCCATGATCTACAGCGATAAACCGCTGGCAGGCCTGAACGGAAGCCGGGAAACCTGTCAGCGGGCCATCCAGCTGGCCAAGGAGTTCAACGATATCCATGACCAGGTGCTCATGTCGACCCTGATCACCAGCGCGCCGCCCTTTACCTGGGACCGCCTGATGTGTGAGACCATCATTGAGTATGCGAGAAACGGACAGTGCAGCTGTATCGCCGGCGTTGGCCTTGCAGGGCTGACGGCGCCGCCGTCTCTGTCTGGCGCCATTATTCAGAATAACACCGAACGTCTTGCGGGGATCGTGGCCACACAGGTGGTAAACCCCGGCGCGCCGGTTATCTATCAGTTCTGCGCCCTGGAAACAGACCTCCGTTTCTCGCTCTGCGTATGCGGCGGCGCGGAGACAAGCGTGGAATGGTTTGTCGAAAATGAGCTTGCTAATTTTTACGGACTGCCCAAAAGATCTCACGGCTGTCTGTCCGACGCCAAGCAGGACGACTACCAGTCCGGCAGAGAATCCACCATGGTCGGCCTTTCTGCCCTGATGTGTGAGCCGGAGCTGGTTTACATGCTGGCCGGGATCATGGACTCCTTTAATACCCTGGGCTATGAGAAATTTATGATGGATGAGGACACCTATAAAATCTGCGGCCGTTTCTTAAGAGGCGTTGAGTTTAAGGAAGAAAATCTTTATATGGATAAAATGGAAAAAATCGAGCACTCCGCCAATTATCTGGCCAGAACCTCCAAAATATATCGGAACGATTTTGTATTTCCTGAAATTGCCAACCGGAAGGCGTATTCAAACTGGAAAAAGGAAGACAATGCTATCAGTGTACAGGAACGGGCAACTCAGGCCTGGAAGAAGCGCCTGGAAGAATATGTGCCGGTGGAACTGGACAAAAAGCAGCAGAAAATGGTCGAGGAGCTGCTGCCAAAGGAATGGATACTATAG
- a CDS encoding sigma 54-interacting transcriptional regulator, which translates to MLDISKPSHSQEYIDYLNAIPRETLLTILENAFSEIYVLDKNGRIIYINPAAMRLYGVPPEELINKNSRAAKKNLWDPYSFEITRQSHRAIVTENIYYKTNRSMICINVPVYNDNDEFELMVSTSLDNIRAVDLSYRDLRNPIESINLDFSQEIIGKSSLFAQCLADLEKAAKFDCNILILGESGTGKSYLAQMVHERSPRNHKPFVAINCGAIPDGLLESELFGYMPGAFTGANVKGKIGLLKNADGGTIFLDEIGELSPAMQVKILDVLENKRFFPVGSNKPEYVNIRIIAATNQNLMNAIREKKFREDLYWRLNTVKVVLPPLRKRKEDIFYLATAFLNDFNKRYNTNKVFNEKILSCFNHYDWPGNVRQLRNAVERMIILSDGIIINEELFFRYLDQEEDREETDGETYNLEAFKKQTVIKLYAKHKSSRAVARRMGISQSTANLLINKYIKNKD; encoded by the coding sequence ATGCTGGATATATCAAAGCCATCCCATTCACAAGAGTATATCGATTATTTAAACGCCATACCCCGCGAGACATTGCTGACAATTCTGGAAAACGCCTTCTCAGAAATCTACGTTCTGGACAAAAACGGCCGTATCATTTACATCAATCCGGCGGCCATGCGGCTGTACGGGGTGCCGCCCGAGGAGCTGATCAATAAAAACAGCAGGGCGGCCAAAAAGAACCTTTGGGACCCTTACAGCTTTGAGATCACAAGGCAGTCCCACCGGGCGATCGTGACAGAAAACATCTACTACAAAACGAACCGGAGCATGATCTGTATCAATGTTCCGGTCTATAATGACAACGACGAGTTTGAGCTGATGGTGTCCACCTCGCTGGATAACATCCGCGCCGTGGATTTAAGCTACCGTGATCTCAGAAATCCCATTGAGTCTATCAATCTGGATTTTTCACAAGAGATCATCGGAAAGAGCAGCCTGTTTGCGCAGTGCCTGGCAGATCTGGAAAAAGCCGCAAAGTTTGACTGTAATATCCTGATTTTGGGTGAGAGTGGCACTGGAAAGAGCTACCTGGCCCAGATGGTGCATGAGCGCAGCCCAAGGAACCATAAGCCCTTTGTGGCCATCAACTGCGGCGCCATCCCGGACGGGCTGCTGGAGAGCGAGTTGTTCGGTTATATGCCGGGAGCCTTTACCGGCGCCAATGTCAAGGGGAAAATCGGCCTTCTGAAAAACGCCGACGGCGGCACCATATTTCTCGATGAAATCGGGGAGCTGTCCCCGGCCATGCAGGTTAAAATTCTGGACGTCCTGGAAAATAAGCGATTTTTCCCGGTGGGCAGCAACAAGCCCGAGTATGTCAATATCCGGATCATCGCCGCGACCAACCAGAATTTGATGAACGCCATCAGGGAAAAGAAGTTCAGAGAGGATCTTTACTGGCGGCTCAATACCGTAAAGGTAGTACTGCCACCGCTGCGGAAAAGAAAGGAAGATATTTTTTATCTGGCGACGGCTTTCCTGAACGATTTTAACAAGCGCTACAACACCAATAAGGTGTTCAATGAAAAAATACTTTCCTGCTTTAACCATTACGACTGGCCAGGCAATGTGCGCCAGCTCAGAAACGCAGTGGAGCGCATGATCATTTTATCCGACGGCATTATTATTAATGAGGAGCTGTTTTTCCGGTATCTGGACCAGGAGGAGGACCGGGAGGAAACGGATGGGGAAACCTATAATTTAGAGGCGTTTAAAAAACAGACGGTCATCAAGCTCTACGCAAAGCATAAATCGAGCCGGGCAGTGGCCAGGCGCATGGGCATCAGCCAGTCCACGGCCAACCTTTTAATTAACAAGTACATTAAAAATAAAGACTGA
- a CDS encoding AraC family transcriptional regulator, translated as MNNIEKVQAAIDYIEAHLTEKLDLDTIAGAVHYSKYYLHRVFSKTVGLTLHEYQNRRQLTEAAKLLVFSEGPILDIALRAGYESQQAFTAAFSAMYKQSPSQYRENERFYPLQLRFEFEGSCSMLNSTEKTPWQITCATEADIPCWMALVRLVIDGFPHLYEEEYIAELKRRIRERQALILKDGETAIGAMLFSSETGSIDFMGTHPLYRSQGIPRAFLDKMLGGLLKDRDISITTYREGDRADTGHRQVIVELGFAEAELLVEFGYPTQRFVLQGEGSDEA; from the coding sequence ATGAACAACATCGAAAAGGTACAGGCAGCCATTGATTATATCGAGGCCCATTTAACCGAAAAGCTGGATCTTGACACCATTGCCGGCGCAGTCCATTATTCAAAATACTATCTGCACCGCGTCTTTTCAAAAACCGTGGGGCTGACCCTGCACGAGTACCAAAACCGGCGGCAGCTGACTGAGGCCGCCAAGCTGCTGGTGTTTTCGGAGGGGCCCATACTCGACATTGCCCTGCGGGCAGGGTATGAAAGCCAGCAGGCTTTTACCGCTGCCTTTTCGGCCATGTACAAACAATCCCCCAGCCAGTACCGGGAAAACGAAAGGTTTTACCCCCTGCAGCTGAGGTTTGAATTTGAAGGGAGCTGCAGTATGCTGAACAGCACAGAAAAAACACCGTGGCAGATCACCTGTGCCACCGAGGCGGATATTCCCTGCTGGATGGCCCTGGTCCGACTAGTCATTGACGGTTTTCCGCATCTGTATGAGGAGGAATACATCGCTGAGCTTAAACGGCGTATCCGGGAGCGGCAGGCGCTGATCCTGAAGGATGGCGAGACAGCCATCGGGGCCATGCTTTTTTCCAGCGAGACCGGGAGCATTGACTTTATGGGGACACATCCCCTGTACCGGAGCCAGGGAATACCCAGAGCATTTTTGGATAAAATGCTGGGCGGCCTGCTCAAGGACAGGGACATCAGCATCACCACCTACCGGGAGGGCGACAGAGCCGACACCGGACACCGGCAGGTTATTGTGGAGCTGGGCTTCGCCGAAGCCGAGCTGCTGGTGGAATTCGGCTATCCTACCCAGCGCTTTGTTTTGCAGGGGGAGGGCAGCGATGAAGCATAA
- a CDS encoding 3'-5' exonuclease: protein MKHKANRREERKNTVVPFPEEITHLAEVSGCLDAALKAAEHNVGRADENYMETKRYMVENRGEIDPHEMFQNELALKQLDQKGAFAVGIREKLARLKASPYFARIDFQYEDEEEAEKYYIGPASFNHDNELLICDWRAPVAGMFYDCEIGPAGYEAPAGRIEGKLIRRRQFKIKNGKMEYALESSVNIQDDVLQRELSHTSDKKMKSIIATIQKEQNKIIRNEKARTMIIQGVAGSGKTSIALHRVAFLLYRFKEQLTADNIAILSPNKVFGDYISNVLPELGEQPVYEISFEDIAEEQLEGSLRFERDRDPLESGDENWAARARLKSSLGFKTQMDAYLNSLSDRVFIPADYRCGRFTAAAEWINTLFESDGGQPFKKRLRRMAETIHERFETENIRGEAVPKPGEIQKSLSAMLRVKSTLSLYKDFYQQAGLSHMLVMPEKKTLEWADVYPYLYFKAAFEGLKEDKRTQHLVVDEMQDYTPVQYAVLNGLYRCPKTILGDFGQCVNPNNQNTLEDMKKLYSGAEFAVLNKSYRSTCEIIEFAGKIKPDNALEPIERHGKPPEIIRCQNRQALLEKLEDEIRTFEKSEWTSLGIILKTNGEAKTLYGLLSEKHSVHLITPESTSFEDGISITSIQMSKGLEFDAVLIPDADKSHYSGDYDRSLLYVACTRAMHRLTLLYCGEISVLIPDVT from the coding sequence ATGAAGCATAAGGCAAACCGCCGTGAGGAGCGGAAAAACACCGTTGTGCCCTTTCCGGAGGAGATTACCCATCTGGCAGAGGTCAGCGGCTGCCTGGACGCGGCTCTCAAAGCCGCGGAGCACAATGTGGGACGGGCGGATGAAAACTATATGGAAACCAAGCGCTACATGGTCGAAAACCGTGGTGAGATTGACCCTCACGAAATGTTCCAGAATGAGCTGGCCTTAAAACAGCTCGACCAGAAAGGGGCCTTTGCGGTAGGCATCCGGGAAAAGCTGGCGCGGCTGAAGGCCTCACCCTACTTTGCCCGCATTGATTTTCAATATGAGGATGAGGAGGAAGCCGAAAAATATTACATCGGCCCGGCCTCCTTCAACCACGACAACGAGCTGCTGATCTGTGACTGGCGCGCGCCGGTGGCGGGTATGTTTTACGACTGTGAAATCGGGCCGGCAGGCTATGAAGCACCCGCAGGCAGAATCGAGGGTAAGCTAATCCGCAGGCGGCAGTTTAAAATCAAAAACGGAAAAATGGAGTACGCGCTGGAAAGCTCGGTCAATATTCAGGATGATGTGCTGCAGCGAGAGCTGAGCCATACCTCAGACAAAAAGATGAAATCCATTATCGCCACGATCCAGAAGGAACAGAATAAAATCATCCGGAACGAAAAGGCCAGAACCATGATTATCCAGGGGGTGGCCGGCTCGGGTAAGACCTCCATTGCCCTGCACCGGGTCGCCTTTCTGCTGTACCGCTTCAAGGAGCAGCTGACAGCGGACAACATCGCCATTCTATCGCCCAATAAGGTCTTTGGGGACTACATTTCAAATGTTTTGCCAGAGCTTGGCGAGCAGCCTGTTTATGAAATAAGCTTTGAGGATATTGCCGAAGAACAGCTGGAGGGAAGCCTCAGGTTTGAACGGGACAGGGATCCATTGGAGAGCGGAGATGAAAACTGGGCAGCGCGGGCCAGACTAAAGTCGAGCCTTGGCTTTAAGACACAGATGGACGCCTATCTGAACAGCCTGTCTGACCGCGTATTTATACCGGCGGATTACCGCTGCGGCCGGTTTACGGCAGCGGCAGAGTGGATAAATACTCTGTTTGAGTCCGACGGCGGGCAGCCCTTTAAAAAGCGCCTGAGGCGCATGGCAGAGACAATCCACGAGCGCTTTGAAACAGAAAATATCCGGGGTGAGGCTGTTCCGAAGCCAGGCGAAATCCAGAAAAGTCTCAGCGCGATGCTCAGGGTGAAGAGTACCCTTTCCCTTTACAAGGATTTTTATCAGCAGGCCGGGCTGTCCCACATGCTCGTCATGCCTGAAAAAAAGACCCTCGAGTGGGCGGATGTCTATCCGTATTTGTATTTTAAAGCCGCTTTTGAAGGCTTGAAGGAGGATAAACGAACCCAGCACCTGGTGGTCGATGAAATGCAGGATTACACACCGGTTCAGTATGCGGTGCTCAACGGGCTGTACCGCTGCCCTAAAACCATTCTGGGCGATTTTGGGCAGTGCGTCAACCCCAACAACCAAAACACCCTGGAGGATATGAAAAAACTCTACAGCGGTGCTGAGTTTGCGGTCCTCAATAAAAGCTACCGCTCCACCTGTGAGATTATAGAATTTGCCGGGAAAATAAAACCGGACAACGCGCTGGAACCCATTGAGCGCCACGGGAAGCCTCCGGAGATCATCCGCTGCCAGAACCGGCAGGCGCTGCTTGAGAAGCTCGAAGATGAAATCCGGACCTTTGAGAAAAGCGAATGGACATCGCTGGGGATTATTCTGAAAACAAACGGTGAGGCCAAGACGCTGTACGGCCTGCTGTCAGAAAAACACAGCGTCCATCTGATCACGCCAGAGAGCACAAGCTTTGAGGACGGCATTTCCATCACATCCATTCAAATGTCCAAGGGCCTGGAATTTGACGCGGTTCTTATTCCTGACGCAGACAAAAGCCATTACAGCGGCGATTATGACAGAAGCCTGCTTTACGTTGCCTGCACCCGGGCCATGCACAGGCTGACGCTTCTTTACTGCGGGGAGATATCTGTATTGATCCCGGATGTTACTTAA
- a CDS encoding sodium/glutamate symporter yields the protein MEYSVTSLITDIALASLLIFTAQILRAKIKIIQNLFLPAPLIAGFLGLLLGPEGLAVLPFSSALSSYPYTLIIVLFGSLFIGRQSNGSLKKTITSVEDTFLLNMAAETGQFGFALVIGTSVFALLFPDLHSAFVLMMPAGFTGGHGYAASIGGTLQDIAGWEEAVTIGQTFATIGLILGVLIGIAAINYAIKKGYTQYITNMSSLPESMRTGFFKITEQNALGKETTCSISLETLTWHLALILMAAGGAYLIDYLYGFLNLSFSLPMVCLSMFCGVFINWLLNLLRLDKSIDRNTISRVGSSITDYLVFFGIASIRVSVVSEYLLPIMIMSLLGVVYCLFYVFVVCKKLYTDNWFERGIFIFGWNMGVVAIGIILLRIVDPDMKSGTLEDYGFAYVLISIIELAMITFIPVFTAYHHGFLTGCILLIFFAFLLISAQRIKKQKQHNLY from the coding sequence ATGGAATATTCAGTTACGTCGCTTATTACAGATATTGCTTTGGCATCGTTGTTAATCTTTACCGCCCAGATACTACGTGCAAAAATCAAAATAATACAGAATCTTTTTTTGCCTGCTCCATTAATCGCCGGCTTTCTTGGGCTTTTACTCGGTCCGGAGGGTCTGGCGGTGCTCCCTTTCAGCAGCGCCCTTTCCAGTTATCCCTATACACTGATCATTGTCCTTTTCGGTTCACTCTTTATCGGACGTCAATCTAACGGAAGTCTTAAAAAAACGATCACCAGTGTGGAGGATACCTTTCTGCTTAATATGGCCGCTGAAACCGGACAGTTTGGATTCGCACTTGTCATCGGCACTTCTGTTTTTGCACTGCTTTTCCCAGACCTTCATTCTGCCTTTGTCCTTATGATGCCTGCCGGATTTACAGGCGGACACGGCTACGCGGCTTCAATCGGGGGTACCCTTCAGGATATTGCAGGCTGGGAGGAGGCTGTTACCATCGGGCAGACCTTTGCTACCATCGGCCTCATTCTCGGCGTTTTAATCGGTATTGCCGCCATTAATTATGCTATTAAAAAAGGCTATACACAGTATATAACCAATATGTCCAGCCTTCCCGAAAGCATGCGCACAGGCTTTTTCAAGATTACTGAACAAAATGCACTCGGCAAAGAAACTACCTGCTCCATCTCCCTTGAAACCCTGACCTGGCATCTGGCATTAATTCTAATGGCCGCAGGAGGCGCATACCTTATTGACTACCTCTACGGTTTCCTCAATTTAAGCTTTTCTCTGCCCATGGTCTGCCTTTCCATGTTCTGCGGCGTTTTTATCAACTGGCTTTTAAATCTTCTCCGTCTTGATAAAAGCATTGACCGGAATACCATCAGCCGAGTTGGTTCCAGTATTACAGACTATCTAGTATTTTTTGGTATCGCTTCAATCCGAGTTTCTGTGGTAAGCGAATACCTTCTCCCCATTATGATCATGAGTCTTTTGGGCGTTGTCTACTGCCTTTTTTATGTTTTTGTTGTCTGTAAAAAACTATACACTGACAACTGGTTTGAACGGGGTATTTTTATTTTCGGCTGGAATATGGGTGTTGTTGCCATCGGCATCATCCTCCTGCGGATCGTTGATCCGGATATGAAAAGCGGAACCTTGGAGGATTACGGCTTTGCCTATGTGCTGATCTCAATTATTGAGCTGGCCATGATTACCTTTATCCCTGTCTTTACTGCATACCATCATGGATTTCTCACTGGCTGTATACTACTTATCTTTTTCGCTTTTCTTCTTATCAGCGCACAACGCATAAAAAAGCAAAAACAACACAATTTATATTAA